Proteins encoded together in one Sander lucioperca isolate FBNREF2018 chromosome 17, SLUC_FBN_1.2, whole genome shotgun sequence window:
- the LOC116067122 gene encoding low affinity immunoglobulin gamma Fc region receptor II-c-like, with amino-acid sequence MEDTSLLWLLFLTSLLSCPTNQASLTVSPSSSQMFVGQSVSLSCEEDDSSAGWTLRRNTTRKTRAECKDWGGISAGSSCKISYMDPSDSGVYWCESREGATSNSINITVTGGPVILQSPVLPVMEGEDLTLLCRTKTSSNLPAGFYKDDSFIRTEPAGHMTIHHVSRSDEGLYKCNISSDGESPPSWVSVTEKPKTTDPPTSAAPPPASDHLPLVIRLVCHLVVFCPYFISTFIMVCLYRHRETGNDLPVSVVMTPPTQAEMGLDEDYDDVTTEHHF; translated from the exons ATGGAGGACACATCTCTACTCTGGCTGCTCT TTCTGACCTCACTGCTGAGCTGCCCAACAAACCAAG ccTCTCTGACTGTGAGTCCCAGCAGCTCTCAGATGTTTGTAggacagtctgtctctctgagctgtgaggAGGACGACAGCTCTGCTGGATGGACTCTGAGGAGGAACACAACCAGAAAAACTAGAGCTGAGTGTAAAGACTGGGGAGGAATATCTGCTGGTTCTTCCTGTAAAATCAGCTACATGGACCCATCAGACAGTGGAGTTTACTGGTGTGAGTCCAGAGAGGGAGCAAccagtaacagcatcaacatcactgtcactg gTGGACCAGTGATCCTGCAGAGTCCTGTCCTCCCTGTGATGGAGGGAGAAGACCTCACTCTGCTCTGTAGAACAAAGACGTCCTCCAACCTCCCAGCTGGTTTCTATAAAGATGACTCCTTCATCAGGACTGAGCctgcaggtcacatgaccaTCCACCATGTTTCCAGGTCTGATGAAGGCCTCTACAAGTGCAACATCAGCAGTGATGGAGAGTCTCCACCCAGCTGGGTCTCTGTCACAG AGAAACCAAAGACCACAGACCCACCAACCTCTGCAGCTCCGCCCCCGGCCTCAGACCACCTCCCCCTTGTGATCAGACTGGTCTGCCACCTGGTGGTGTTTTGTCCGTACTTCATCTCCACTTTCATCATGGTGTGTTTATATcgacacagagaaacag GAAATGACCTGCCCGTCTCCGTGGTGATGACCCCACCCACCCAGGCTGAGATGGGATTGGATGAAGACTATGATGATGTCACCACGGAGCATCACTTCTGA